One genomic segment of Ignavibacteriales bacterium includes these proteins:
- a CDS encoding ATP-binding protein translates to MPDTAINILWTIGVGTFVLLLLAVGFIMAIVQSKRREMIAKQRELEELAKRELKYRNLFENSLAGMVRLSADSWDVLEANHALLEMLGVKTPEEVKQIFGAIPIADRDQILTTLKNQGTIRNLEITVRRFDNTEACISFSGTLFSDEGYVEGVLIDVTERKRLEAKQLRAHRIESIGVLASGMAHDLKNLLVPVKMAAELLKRKNDDKNSQSMLTSIGHSAEQSITLVQQVLSFVRGVEGQHVPLQAADLLRRVLSVIQENLPSNIEVECNLQNNSAIVLGDETQLRQVLVNLINNAKDAMPEGGRLTVAYTCEQVNKTMAEAIPNAVEGTFVVWSIADTGVGISSEHIEKIFEPFYTTKEISKGTGLGLSIVAGIVKGHKGFITVESVIDKGTTFHVYLPELQDSQSLSTT, encoded by the coding sequence ATGCCCGATACCGCAATAAATATATTATGGACGATTGGTGTAGGGACTTTTGTGCTGCTCCTGCTTGCCGTGGGATTCATTATGGCAATTGTTCAAAGTAAGCGCAGGGAAATGATTGCCAAACAGCGGGAGTTAGAAGAACTTGCCAAACGCGAGCTCAAGTACCGCAATCTCTTTGAGAACTCACTTGCCGGCATGGTGCGCCTTTCTGCAGATTCGTGGGATGTGCTGGAAGCAAATCATGCATTATTAGAAATGCTTGGAGTGAAAACGCCGGAGGAAGTAAAACAAATATTTGGTGCAATCCCAATAGCAGATCGAGATCAAATTCTTACCACCCTTAAAAATCAAGGAACAATAAGGAATCTTGAAATTACGGTCCGGCGTTTTGATAATACGGAAGCATGCATTTCTTTTTCCGGCACTTTGTTCTCTGATGAAGGATATGTCGAGGGCGTTCTTATCGACGTGACGGAACGAAAACGCCTGGAAGCGAAACAACTGCGTGCCCATAGGATTGAAAGTATCGGTGTGCTGGCAAGCGGTATGGCGCATGATTTGAAGAATTTGTTGGTTCCCGTGAAGATGGCTGCAGAATTGTTGAAGCGGAAGAATGACGATAAAAACAGCCAATCCATGTTGACATCTATCGGGCATAGTGCTGAACAAAGCATCACTCTTGTTCAGCAAGTACTTTCCTTTGTTCGCGGTGTGGAGGGGCAGCATGTGCCGCTGCAAGCAGCTGATCTCTTGCGTCGAGTGCTGTCTGTGATTCAGGAAAATCTGCCATCCAATATAGAAGTTGAATGTAATCTCCAAAATAATTCGGCCATTGTACTTGGCGATGAAACGCAGCTTCGACAAGTGTTGGTGAATCTGATCAATAATGCAAAGGACGCCATGCCGGAGGGCGGCCGTCTCACAGTGGCATACACTTGTGAACAAGTGAATAAAACGATGGCTGAGGCGATTCCGAATGCTGTCGAGGGAACTTTTGTGGTTTGGTCCATTGCTGATACGGGCGTTGGTATTTCTTCAGAACATATCGAAAAAATATTTGAACCATTTTATACGACCAAAGAAATAAGCAAGGGAACAGGACTGGGATTATCGATCGTTGCTGGAATTGTAAAAGGACATAAAGGATTCATAACCGTCGAAAGTGTTATAGACAAAGGAACAACGTTTCATGTGTATCTTCCTGAATTACAAGACAGTCAATCTCTCTCCACGACGTAG
- a CDS encoding DUF5916 domain-containing protein, producing MRLLGYSLLTLLLGVVVGYGNPPDFIKQITAVRVKEPIKIDGVLSESIYRQPGIKEFYQKDPNQGEPVSEPTEVWVAYDDEALYIGAMLKDSHPDSIIARLSRRDNNVGGDRFGVGIDSYHDKRNGYKFIVSASGTLIDGTLYNDDWSDDSWNGVWEAKPVLLPDGWSVEMRIPFSQLRFEEQEKYIWGIAFVREIGRKKEESYTVYTPRNESGFVSRMAELVGIEHITPPSRFEATPYMTGRAEYLQHKSGDPFNSGSKYKPDFGADFKLGLGSNLTLDGAVNPDFGQVEVDPAVVNLGDAETYYDEKRPFFLEGMNIFSFGQGGVSNYWSFNWSNPSLFYSRRIGRAPERGLPENDYADVPLGTRILGAAKLTGKAFNGWNVGIIEAVTNREYAQVVTSGIQRDWEVEPLSSYTVARVQRDFNDGKQGIGLLATSVHRFFKDDGVRSAVNSDAFIGGFDGWTAFDSGKVYMISGWTVFSRVAGTKERILDLQQGWPHYFERPDASHLSIDSSATSMSGFAGRYTLNKQKGRWMLNAALGFVSPGFESGDLGYLSRTDAINYHVGTGYKWNDPTPYYRDIEVLGSYFASSDFGGNLTWRGLWGKIYYQFPNYHSFEWYYDYGFESVDNRRTRGGPLMLNLPAYEYGVNYYTDNRNDYIEEAYWYAYEGFDGFYHNLSLYLTMRPSSNVSITIGPGYTLHSNKAQWVDVFSDSYATATYGKRYIFADLHYKELSAQIRVNWTLSPTLSFQMFVQPLFASGDYTNFKELARPRSFDFNVFGQNGSLFADSSFSDGSRKIYLSAAGSPLTMSLDHPNFNRVSLRGNAVLRWEYMPGSTLFFVWTQSRYDNMLDGGFNMRNSFDRLGSSIADNIFMIKLTYWLGS from the coding sequence ATGCGCCTTTTAGGATATTCTCTTCTGACACTCCTTCTTGGAGTTGTGGTTGGGTATGGCAACCCGCCTGATTTTATAAAACAAATCACCGCTGTTCGTGTAAAGGAACCCATAAAGATTGATGGAGTGCTTTCTGAGTCGATCTATCGACAACCAGGAATAAAAGAATTTTACCAAAAAGATCCAAATCAAGGAGAACCAGTGAGCGAACCGACAGAAGTGTGGGTCGCATACGATGACGAAGCGTTGTATATCGGCGCTATGCTGAAAGATTCGCATCCGGATTCTATCATTGCCCGCCTTTCACGCCGCGATAATAATGTGGGCGGCGATCGATTTGGTGTTGGAATCGATTCTTATCACGATAAACGAAATGGATATAAATTTATCGTTTCTGCATCTGGCACACTCATAGACGGAACTCTTTATAATGATGACTGGAGTGATGACTCATGGAATGGAGTGTGGGAAGCAAAACCGGTTTTACTACCGGATGGTTGGTCGGTTGAAATGCGAATTCCTTTTTCCCAACTTCGTTTCGAAGAACAGGAGAAGTATATATGGGGAATCGCTTTTGTACGGGAGATAGGAAGAAAGAAAGAAGAGTCATACACTGTCTATACTCCGCGCAACGAAAGTGGATTCGTGTCGCGAATGGCAGAACTTGTCGGCATTGAACATATTACTCCTCCTTCCCGCTTTGAAGCCACTCCGTATATGACAGGGCGCGCTGAATACTTGCAGCACAAATCGGGAGATCCATTCAATTCAGGTTCAAAATACAAACCTGATTTTGGTGCTGACTTCAAACTTGGTCTGGGGAGCAATCTGACACTCGATGGAGCGGTCAATCCAGATTTTGGCCAGGTCGAAGTTGATCCGGCAGTTGTGAACTTAGGCGATGCGGAAACATATTATGATGAGAAGCGTCCATTTTTTCTTGAAGGCATGAATATTTTTTCTTTCGGTCAGGGCGGAGTCAGCAACTATTGGTCTTTCAACTGGTCTAATCCCAGTCTCTTTTATAGCCGCCGGATTGGCCGCGCTCCAGAACGGGGACTTCCGGAAAATGACTATGCTGATGTTCCGCTCGGTACCCGGATATTAGGTGCAGCGAAGCTGACCGGAAAAGCGTTCAACGGATGGAATGTAGGAATTATTGAAGCGGTCACAAACCGGGAATATGCGCAAGTGGTTACATCGGGTATTCAAAGAGATTGGGAAGTAGAGCCATTGTCTTCCTACACAGTAGCACGTGTGCAGAGAGATTTTAATGATGGAAAACAGGGAATTGGCTTGCTTGCAACATCCGTGCATAGATTTTTTAAAGATGATGGTGTGAGATCTGCTGTGAACTCTGATGCGTTCATAGGTGGGTTTGATGGATGGACTGCCTTTGATTCTGGAAAAGTATATATGATTTCTGGGTGGACTGTATTCTCGCGAGTCGCAGGAACAAAAGAACGGATACTCGATCTCCAGCAGGGATGGCCCCACTATTTTGAACGACCGGATGCAAGCCATCTCTCGATAGATAGTTCTGCAACCTCGATGAGCGGCTTTGCCGGCCGCTACACATTGAATAAGCAGAAAGGGAGATGGATGTTGAATGCGGCATTGGGTTTTGTGAGTCCCGGTTTTGAATCCGGCGATCTCGGGTATCTCTCAAGGACTGATGCTATAAATTACCATGTTGGGACAGGGTATAAATGGAACGACCCAACGCCGTATTATCGGGATATTGAAGTACTTGGCTCATATTTTGCCAGCAGTGATTTTGGCGGAAATCTTACCTGGCGGGGACTTTGGGGAAAAATATATTATCAATTTCCAAACTATCATTCTTTTGAATGGTATTATGACTATGGATTTGAAAGTGTTGACAACCGGCGAACACGCGGCGGCCCGTTGATGTTAAATCTTCCGGCATACGAATATGGTGTGAATTATTACACAGACAATCGCAACGATTATATTGAAGAAGCATACTGGTATGCGTATGAAGGCTTTGATGGATTTTATCATAACCTCAGTTTGTATCTTACGATGCGTCCCTCTTCGAATGTGTCAATTACCATTGGACCGGGATATACATTGCATTCGAATAAAGCGCAATGGGTTGATGTTTTTTCAGATTCCTATGCTACGGCAACCTATGGGAAGAGATATATATTTGCTGATTTGCATTACAAAGAATTGTCTGCACAAATTCGCGTCAATTGGACATTAAGTCCAACCTTAAGCTTCCAGATGTTTGTTCAGCCCCTCTTCGCAAGTGGAGATTATACAAACTTCAAAGAACTCGCGCGTCCCCGGTCGTTTGATTTTAATGTCTTTGGACAGAACGGGTCATTGTTTGCTGATTCCTCCTTCAGCGATGGAAGCCGCAAAATATATCTTAGCGCGGCCGGTTCCCCATTGACGATGTCCTTGGATCATCCAAATTTTAATAGAGTTTCATTGCGTGGGAATGCAGTGTTGCGGTGGGAGTATATGCCCGGTTCAACTTTGTTTTTTGTGTGGACGCAAAGCCGATACGATAATATGCTCGATGGCGGATTCAACATGCGTAATTCGTTTGATCGTCTTGGTAGTTCTATTGCAGATAATATTTTTATGATAAAGCTTACCTATTGGCTGGGGAGCTGA